From Synechococcus sp. UW69, the proteins below share one genomic window:
- a CDS encoding prohibitin family protein, translating to MQSKGQPEQITKTVVGITTVFIGGIALLSTVFVVPAGEVGVVTTLGKVSDTPREPGLNLKLPFIQSTHNFSVRTQVIPEKFSTLTKDLQVIEATATVKYAVKPGEAPRIYSTIATDDSAIYARVIQPSLLKSLKSVFSKYELDTIATDWNNISTLVQESVSNELSKFDYVAVKGLDITGLKIAEEYRAAIEQKQIAQQQLLRAKTEVQIAEQEALKFQTLTKSLNDSVLYKLFLDKWDGKTKVVPPIRGGSTTPVIVGQ from the coding sequence ATGCAATCCAAGGGCCAACCAGAGCAGATCACAAAAACAGTGGTCGGCATCACGACGGTCTTCATTGGTGGCATCGCCCTCTTATCGACTGTTTTCGTTGTTCCCGCTGGCGAAGTTGGCGTTGTCACAACCCTGGGGAAAGTCTCCGACACCCCGCGGGAACCAGGCTTGAACTTAAAACTCCCTTTTATTCAGTCAACCCATAACTTCAGCGTAAGAACGCAGGTCATCCCCGAAAAATTTTCGACACTCACCAAGGATTTACAGGTAATCGAAGCAACAGCAACGGTGAAATACGCCGTCAAACCTGGGGAGGCGCCAAGGATTTACAGCACCATTGCCACCGACGATTCTGCAATCTATGCAAGGGTGATTCAGCCATCACTGCTGAAGTCTCTGAAGTCGGTGTTCTCGAAGTATGAACTCGACACCATCGCAACTGACTGGAACAACATCTCCACCCTTGTGCAAGAAAGCGTCTCAAACGAACTGAGCAAATTCGACTATGTGGCCGTGAAGGGCCTCGATATCACTGGCCTCAAGATCGCCGAAGAATACAGAGCAGCAATTGAACAAAAACAAATTGCTCAACAGCAGCTTCTACGCGCAAAAACAGAGGTTCAAATTGCAGAGCAAGAAGCCCTTAAGTTTCAAACATTGACCAAGTCGCTTAATGACAGTGTCCTCTACAAGCTCTTTCTCGATAAGTGGGACGGCAAAACCAAGGTGGTACCGCCCATCCGCGGGGGAAGCACAACACCGGTCATTGTTGGTCAATGA
- the gluQRS gene encoding tRNA glutamyl-Q(34) synthetase GluQRS, which yields MSVPEHLQQHLEAGRALWAGGGYRGRFAPSPTGALHLGNLQTALLSWLAARQAGGAWLLRIDDLDTPRNRAGAIESIQRDLVWLGLSWDGPPVLQSERRGIYHSWLSWLRRSGRLFACRCSRRELADQPIYPGMCRQAGHAWGWQQQRLPSWRLRVADDDPHGSGDVVLRRADGFIAYQLATVIDELSFGITDVVRGADLREALPAQRSLFDALGQQPPLFRHGPLLRDAQGQKLSKRVASSGLASLRAAGMDAAMVVGRLASGLQLVDPDARLSATELLEDLTHQEINAVIS from the coding sequence ATGTCTGTTCCGGAGCATCTGCAGCAGCATCTGGAGGCGGGCCGAGCCCTGTGGGCTGGTGGTGGCTATCGCGGTCGTTTTGCCCCGTCGCCCACTGGGGCCCTCCATCTCGGCAATCTGCAGACGGCTCTGCTGTCGTGGTTGGCGGCACGTCAGGCCGGTGGTGCTTGGTTGCTGCGCATTGATGACCTCGATACGCCGCGCAATCGCGCCGGTGCAATTGAGTCGATCCAAAGGGATTTGGTCTGGCTGGGTCTGTCTTGGGATGGCCCCCCTGTGCTGCAGAGCGAACGGCGTGGCATCTATCACTCCTGGTTGTCGTGGTTGCGCCGTTCCGGTCGTCTTTTTGCCTGTCGCTGTTCCCGGCGGGAGCTGGCCGATCAACCGATCTATCCAGGGATGTGCCGGCAGGCTGGGCACGCCTGGGGCTGGCAGCAGCAGCGGCTCCCCAGTTGGCGCTTGCGGGTCGCAGATGATGACCCCCACGGCAGTGGTGATGTTGTGCTGCGCCGGGCCGACGGGTTCATCGCATATCAGCTCGCCACCGTGATCGACGAACTCAGTTTTGGCATCACCGATGTGGTGCGTGGTGCCGATCTACGGGAAGCGTTGCCGGCCCAGCGCAGCTTGTTTGATGCCTTGGGTCAACAACCGCCCCTGTTTCGGCATGGCCCGCTGCTGCGCGATGCCCAAGGACAAAAACTCTCCAAGCGAGTCGCTAGTTCAGGCTTGGCATCGCTCCGTGCCGCGGGGATGGATGCGGCCATGGTTGTCGGACGCTTGGCCTCGGGCCTCCAGCTGGTGGACCCCGATGCACGGCTCAGCGCAACAGAGTTGCTCGAAGACTTGACGCATCAGGAGATCAATGCAGTGATTTCTTAA
- a CDS encoding HU family DNA-binding protein — protein sequence MNKADLVNLVAARTELTKTDVSMVVDAAIDTIIDSVVEGKKVSILGFGSFEPRERSARQGLNPKTGEKIAIPAKRVPAFTAGKMFKDRVQG from the coding sequence ATGAACAAAGCTGATCTGGTGAATCTGGTGGCTGCTCGCACCGAGCTCACCAAGACCGACGTCTCCATGGTTGTCGACGCCGCCATCGACACGATCATCGACTCTGTGGTTGAAGGCAAGAAAGTTTCCATCCTGGGTTTCGGTTCGTTTGAGCCCCGTGAGCGTTCTGCCCGTCAGGGTCTGAACCCCAAGACCGGAGAGAAGATCGCGATTCCTGCCAAGCGTGTTCCCGCCTTCACCGCCGGCAAGATGTTCAAAGATCGCGTTCAGGGCTGA
- a CDS encoding MBL fold metallo-hydrolase: protein MAMTTTLEAGRPPQQLRDNLWLFPPNRDSQGGSAWWLDLDPEPVLVDCPPLTEASLTALRQLAGTRIPRILLTSREGHGRLRRLQERLGWPVLVQEQEAYLLPNVQPLETFVEQHTTVAGVRLLWTPGPTPGSCVVFAPAPNELLFCGRLLTPWAPGQLAPMRHARTFHWSRQLNSLAKLKGWIPPDASPHLLSGAALGALRGERLVPFSGWRDVAQNC, encoded by the coding sequence ATGGCGATGACCACCACACTTGAGGCCGGTCGGCCGCCGCAGCAGCTGCGCGACAACCTCTGGTTGTTTCCGCCCAACCGCGACAGTCAGGGCGGCAGCGCCTGGTGGCTGGATCTGGATCCCGAGCCGGTATTGGTGGACTGTCCGCCGTTGACGGAGGCCAGCCTCACCGCCCTGCGTCAGCTGGCGGGAACGCGCATCCCAAGGATCTTGCTGACCAGTCGTGAAGGGCATGGGCGCCTGCGTCGCCTGCAGGAGCGTTTGGGCTGGCCGGTGCTGGTGCAAGAACAGGAGGCTTATCTATTGCCCAATGTTCAGCCGTTGGAGACCTTCGTTGAGCAGCACACCACCGTCGCTGGAGTGCGGCTGTTGTGGACGCCGGGTCCGACGCCGGGAAGCTGTGTGGTGTTCGCACCGGCACCAAATGAGCTGTTGTTCTGCGGGCGTTTGCTGACGCCATGGGCTCCAGGGCAGCTCGCACCCATGCGCCATGCCCGGACTTTTCACTGGTCCAGACAGCTCAACAGTCTGGCCAAACTCAAGGGTTGGATTCCCCCAGATGCCAGTCCCCATCTGTTGTCTGGGGCTGCACTCGGTGCCCTGCGTGGGGAGCGTCTTGTGCCCTTTAGTGGGTGGCGTGATGTTGCGCAGAACTGCTAA
- a CDS encoding glycogen-debranching protein, with the protein MSGIHTGSPWPLGSSITTRGVNFVLAAPGADRIELLLYGNGNDRSPKRVIELDSRRHRSGDYWHVEVESLGEGCCYGYRVFGPLAAGEHGFRPSKVLLDPAARAISGWDVYDRVLATGPSPNAHACLKGVVCERDLFDFQAHPRPRHNWQRTVIYELHVGGFTRREDAGVAVEHRGTYLGLIEKLPYLTELGITAVELLPVFCFDPADAPPGRDNVWGYSPLSWFTPHHGYCSSGDPLQARHEVRQLVAACHDAGIEVLLDVVYNHTTEGNRHGPTLSWRGCADNVYYHQNEDGDYQDVSGCGNSIAANAPISTQLILDSMRCWALELGVDGFRFDLGIAMSRGDQLKPLDEPPLFAAMEADPHLSDLKLVSEPWDCGGLYRLEDFPAKRIGTWNGHFRDGVRRFWKGDEHSTWTLAQRFKGSPDLYDGKPVALGRSVNLITAHDGFTLADLVSYNRKHNLANGEDNRDGENHNNSWNHGIEGPSSNPLVQTLRRRQQRNLLSSLLLARGVPMLLMGDEVGRSQGGNNNSWCQNSPLGWMVWDEDHCDLELKQFLQRLLRLRQALPQLFNPLVPPRESNRKSAQQQSDLWRQWHGVSLAKPDWAAWSRTTATSLHSGSRGALLWMGFNAYKESLSFELPIPASPWKRVIDTSLPSPKDFPAEPASFSGVEIPLQSRSFVLLLADEETTDLRL; encoded by the coding sequence TTGAGTGGCATTCACACCGGTTCTCCCTGGCCCCTTGGCAGCAGCATTACCACCAGGGGTGTGAACTTCGTGTTGGCGGCCCCCGGAGCCGACCGCATCGAATTGCTGCTTTACGGCAACGGCAATGACCGCAGTCCGAAGCGGGTGATCGAACTGGATAGTCGACGTCACCGCTCCGGCGACTACTGGCATGTGGAGGTGGAAAGTCTCGGCGAGGGCTGCTGTTACGGCTACCGCGTCTTTGGGCCTCTGGCGGCCGGGGAGCACGGCTTCCGCCCCTCCAAGGTGCTGTTAGACCCCGCCGCGCGCGCCATCAGCGGCTGGGATGTCTACGACCGGGTGCTGGCCACCGGCCCCTCGCCCAACGCCCATGCCTGCCTTAAGGGGGTGGTCTGCGAACGAGATTTGTTCGATTTTCAGGCCCATCCCCGACCGCGCCACAACTGGCAACGCACGGTGATCTATGAGCTACATGTGGGCGGCTTCACCCGCCGGGAGGATGCAGGGGTCGCCGTTGAACACCGTGGCACCTACCTCGGACTGATCGAAAAGCTGCCCTACCTCACGGAGCTAGGCATCACGGCGGTTGAGCTGCTGCCGGTGTTCTGCTTCGACCCTGCAGATGCTCCCCCCGGGCGCGACAACGTGTGGGGCTACAGCCCCTTGAGTTGGTTCACACCGCACCACGGCTACTGCAGCAGTGGCGATCCGCTCCAGGCCCGTCATGAAGTGCGCCAACTGGTGGCCGCCTGCCATGACGCCGGCATCGAGGTGCTGCTGGATGTGGTTTACAACCACACCACGGAGGGCAACCGCCATGGCCCCACCCTGAGCTGGCGCGGCTGTGCGGACAACGTCTACTACCACCAAAACGAAGACGGCGACTACCAGGACGTGAGCGGCTGCGGCAACTCGATCGCCGCCAATGCACCAATCAGCACCCAGCTGATCCTCGATTCGATGCGCTGCTGGGCCCTGGAGCTGGGGGTGGATGGCTTCCGCTTCGACCTGGGCATCGCCATGAGCCGCGGCGATCAACTCAAACCCCTGGACGAACCACCCCTGTTCGCGGCGATGGAGGCCGATCCGCATCTAAGCGATCTCAAGCTGGTGAGTGAACCGTGGGACTGCGGCGGTCTGTATCGGCTGGAGGATTTCCCTGCCAAGCGGATCGGCACCTGGAACGGCCATTTCCGCGACGGGGTGCGGCGGTTCTGGAAAGGAGACGAGCACAGCACCTGGACCCTGGCCCAGCGGTTCAAGGGCAGCCCTGATCTCTATGACGGCAAGCCCGTGGCCCTAGGGCGTTCGGTGAACTTAATCACCGCCCATGACGGCTTCACCCTGGCGGATCTGGTGAGCTACAACCGCAAACACAACCTGGCCAACGGCGAAGACAACCGCGACGGCGAGAACCACAACAACAGCTGGAACCATGGCATTGAAGGCCCCAGCAGCAATCCTCTGGTGCAAACCCTGCGTCGGCGTCAGCAACGCAACCTGCTCAGCTCACTGCTGTTGGCCCGTGGCGTGCCGATGCTGCTAATGGGCGATGAAGTGGGCCGCAGCCAGGGGGGCAACAACAACAGCTGGTGCCAGAACAGCCCGCTTGGCTGGATGGTCTGGGATGAAGACCACTGCGACCTGGAACTCAAGCAATTTCTGCAACGCCTACTGCGCCTGCGCCAGGCCCTGCCGCAGCTGTTTAACCCTCTGGTGCCGCCGCGGGAGAGCAACCGCAAATCAGCTCAACAACAGAGCGATCTTTGGCGTCAATGGCACGGAGTAAGCCTGGCCAAACCCGACTGGGCGGCCTGGAGCCGCACCACGGCCACCAGCCTCCACAGCGGCAGCCGCGGCGCACTTCTATGGATGGGCTTCAACGCCTACAAGGAAAGTCTCAGTTTTGAGTTGCCGATTCCGGCCTCCCCTTGGAAGCGGGTGATCGACACGTCGTTACCCAGTCCCAAAGATTTTCCGGCAGAACCGGCCAGCTTCAGCGGTGTAGAGATTCCGCTGCAGAGCAGAAGCTTCGTGCTGCTGCTCGCCGATGAGGAGACAACCGACCTTCGGTTGTGA
- a CDS encoding MFS transporter yields MLAYGLGDAGTGLAATQLGFYLFPFFICAAGLPAYIAGSLLTVSKVWDALNDPMIGWLSDHTRSRWGPRLPWMLTAALPLGISLAAMWWVPPGDTWQRTGYYAVMAILLMTAYTSVNLPYAALSTELTPDTAIRTRLNAARFTGSILAGLSGLVVASVVLTDGGGGYLAMGRITGSIAAIATLLCCWGLAPYAKRAQRPVATSEAPMQQLKRVLANPRFRQVLGLYVLLWFGLQLMQVVALIWLVQVVHVPANLSTWILLPFQIAALLGLQLWSALSNRNGRVAALRWGAWLWITACMLSMVFPPLPADPGLLQLLPLVGLISLVGVGAATAYLIPWSLLPDAIDADPNKPAGLYTAWMVFGQKLIIGLTMSVFGSLLSLTGYISAKGGDCSGALSFIEQPFSALLAIRICMGLLPAILVLCGLAVMRGWPDRGAHLQKAAG; encoded by the coding sequence ATGCTCGCCTACGGCCTGGGCGATGCCGGTACTGGACTTGCCGCAACCCAGCTGGGCTTCTATCTCTTCCCCTTTTTCATCTGCGCCGCAGGCCTACCGGCTTACATCGCCGGCTCCCTGCTCACGGTGAGCAAAGTCTGGGACGCACTGAATGACCCGATGATCGGCTGGCTGAGCGATCACACCCGCAGCCGATGGGGGCCGCGACTGCCCTGGATGCTGACCGCAGCCCTACCGCTGGGCATCAGCCTGGCAGCGATGTGGTGGGTCCCCCCCGGGGATACCTGGCAACGCACGGGCTACTACGCGGTAATGGCGATCCTTTTAATGACCGCCTATACGAGCGTCAACCTCCCCTACGCCGCGCTCAGCACCGAACTAACGCCGGACACCGCCATTCGCACCCGCCTCAATGCGGCGCGATTCACCGGATCGATCCTGGCTGGCCTGAGTGGACTCGTCGTGGCATCGGTGGTGTTGACCGATGGCGGCGGGGGCTACCTGGCGATGGGCCGCATCACGGGCAGCATCGCCGCCATCGCCACGCTGCTCTGCTGCTGGGGACTCGCCCCTTACGCCAAACGGGCCCAGCGCCCCGTAGCCACCAGCGAAGCACCGATGCAGCAACTGAAACGGGTGCTGGCCAACCCCCGTTTCCGCCAAGTGCTGGGGCTGTACGTCCTGCTCTGGTTCGGCCTGCAACTGATGCAGGTAGTGGCCTTGATCTGGCTGGTGCAAGTGGTGCATGTGCCCGCCAACCTGTCCACCTGGATCCTGCTGCCCTTCCAGATCGCCGCCCTGCTGGGCCTTCAGCTCTGGAGCGCCCTCAGCAATCGCAACGGCAGGGTGGCCGCCCTGCGCTGGGGCGCATGGCTTTGGATCACGGCCTGCATGCTCTCGATGGTGTTCCCACCCCTGCCGGCAGATCCCGGCCTGCTGCAACTGCTGCCGCTGGTCGGCCTGATTTCCCTGGTGGGAGTGGGGGCCGCCACCGCCTATCTGATCCCCTGGTCGCTGCTTCCCGATGCCATCGACGCCGACCCGAACAAACCCGCCGGGCTCTACACCGCCTGGATGGTGTTCGGCCAAAAGCTGATCATCGGCCTAACCATGTCGGTGTTCGGCAGCCTGCTCTCGCTCACGGGTTACATCTCCGCCAAAGGGGGCGACTGCAGTGGGGCCCTGAGTTTCATCGAACAACCGTTTTCAGCCCTGCTGGCGATCCGCATTTGCATGGGCCTGCTGCCAGCCATTCTTGTGCTCTGCGGCCTTGCAGTGATGCGAGGCTGGCCTGACCGTGGAGCCCATCTACAAAAGGCCGCCGGATGA
- a CDS encoding ABC transporter permease, whose product MKTPRSIKRLGSSLLIGGQSVAATLRGRIDRGELFDQLLEAGPGSVLIVLIISIAAGSVFNIQVAAELTRQGAGSTVGGILAIGLAREIAPLLTSCLLAGKVATAYAAQLGTMKVTEQIDAITMLRTDPVEYLVVPRMIAMVVMAPVQCFFFFLVAVWSGQLTSTALYNIPPAVFWTSVRTWMDPLDLPFMLVKALVFGLIIATVACGWGLTTRGGPKEVGTSTTGAVVMILILVALMDVVLTQVLFGT is encoded by the coding sequence ATGAAGACGCCCCGTTCGATCAAACGCTTGGGATCCAGCCTGCTGATCGGGGGGCAGTCCGTGGCAGCCACCCTGCGCGGACGCATCGATCGGGGGGAGCTGTTCGATCAACTTTTGGAAGCCGGCCCCGGCAGCGTGCTGATCGTGCTGATCATCTCCATAGCTGCCGGCTCGGTGTTCAACATTCAGGTCGCCGCCGAACTCACCCGCCAGGGAGCGGGATCGACGGTGGGCGGCATCCTCGCGATCGGCCTGGCCCGGGAAATCGCTCCCCTGCTCACCTCCTGCCTGCTGGCCGGGAAGGTGGCTACTGCCTACGCAGCCCAGCTGGGCACCATGAAAGTGACGGAACAGATTGACGCCATCACGATGCTGCGAACCGATCCGGTGGAGTACTTGGTGGTGCCCCGAATGATCGCCATGGTGGTGATGGCACCGGTGCAGTGCTTCTTCTTCTTCCTCGTCGCGGTGTGGTCGGGCCAACTCACCAGCACGGCGCTCTACAACATCCCACCGGCGGTGTTCTGGACGTCGGTGCGCACCTGGATGGACCCCCTTGACCTGCCATTCATGCTGGTGAAGGCTTTGGTTTTCGGGCTGATCATCGCGACGGTGGCCTGCGGCTGGGGGCTGACCACCCGCGGCGGCCCCAAGGAAGTGGGCACCAGCACCACCGGCGCGGTGGTCATGATTCTGATCCTGGTGGCCCTGATGGATGTCGTTCTTACCCAGGTGCTATTCGGAACATGA
- a CDS encoding DUF3119 family protein yields MSSTPTPVTLKPDVRLPLLVVGLGLALLPLPLTPWPTLVVALFGLFLLIQSASLRLEFKEEALIVWQNGRELRRFPYDQWLSWRLFAPWLPGLFYFRETQSIHFLPILFSPKELREQLELRVGSREVPNDDTSTP; encoded by the coding sequence ATGAGTTCAACCCCCACCCCCGTCACCCTCAAGCCGGACGTGCGGCTGCCGCTGCTGGTGGTGGGCCTCGGACTGGCACTGCTGCCGTTACCGCTAACCCCATGGCCCACGTTGGTCGTGGCGCTGTTCGGACTATTTCTGCTGATCCAGAGCGCCAGCCTGCGCCTGGAATTTAAGGAGGAGGCTCTGATCGTCTGGCAGAACGGCCGCGAGCTGCGCCGATTCCCCTACGACCAATGGCTGAGTTGGCGGCTGTTCGCCCCCTGGCTGCCAGGCCTGTTCTATTTCCGCGAAACCCAGAGCATTCACTTTCTGCCAATCCTGTTCAGCCCAAAGGAGCTGCGCGAACAGCTGGAACTGAGGGTTGGATCCCGGGAAGTGCCCAACGACGACACGAGCACGCCCTAG
- a CDS encoding DUF3086 domain-containing protein, which produces MESTAADAMPDDTDLTSQAPETEQASTESTGDPTSATSCEPDAAETNPVMELALKDLQIRRDALEAEITALTSRKEQLETELKANFAGQSDAIARRVKGFQDYLGGALQDLVQSVENLELVVQPMVVKPSPLDQTADSTAAPDSSGESTPPPAVADTFRPDEELIRQTLERFLKQPDVYADPWTLRRSIDARDTALLEDWFFNQGGRGAQPSRGTRPRNILVSAALIAVIGELYGDQFQCLVLAGGPERLGEWRRGLQDALGLGREDFGPSSGIVLFERPEALVERADRLEERGEVPLILIDAAERSVDIPVLQFPLWLAFAAGPGERLDDDDLL; this is translated from the coding sequence ATGGAGAGCACGGCAGCTGACGCAATGCCCGACGACACCGACCTGACCAGCCAGGCGCCTGAAACGGAGCAAGCCTCTACGGAATCAACAGGTGACCCCACCAGCGCAACCAGCTGCGAGCCAGACGCGGCGGAGACCAACCCCGTAATGGAGTTGGCTCTCAAGGACCTGCAAATCCGCCGCGATGCGCTGGAGGCGGAAATCACCGCCCTAACCAGCCGTAAAGAGCAGCTCGAAACCGAGCTCAAGGCCAACTTCGCCGGCCAATCCGACGCCATCGCCCGCCGCGTGAAGGGCTTCCAGGACTACCTGGGCGGCGCCCTGCAGGATCTGGTGCAGAGCGTGGAAAACCTGGAGCTGGTGGTGCAGCCGATGGTGGTGAAGCCATCGCCCCTGGATCAGACCGCAGACAGCACTGCGGCGCCAGATAGCAGCGGTGAAAGCACACCGCCTCCGGCGGTGGCGGACACCTTCCGACCCGACGAAGAGCTGATCCGCCAGACCCTGGAGCGGTTCCTCAAACAGCCCGACGTCTACGCCGATCCCTGGACTCTGCGGCGCAGCATCGACGCCCGCGACACGGCCCTACTTGAAGACTGGTTTTTCAATCAAGGCGGACGCGGCGCCCAGCCCAGCCGCGGCACCCGGCCCCGCAACATCCTGGTGAGTGCCGCCCTGATCGCGGTGATCGGCGAGCTCTACGGCGATCAGTTCCAGTGCCTGGTGCTGGCCGGCGGCCCCGAACGTCTCGGCGAATGGCGGCGGGGCCTGCAAGATGCCCTCGGCCTGGGCCGGGAAGACTTCGGTCCCAGCAGTGGCATCGTGCTGTTCGAACGCCCCGAAGCCCTGGTGGAACGGGCCGACCGACTGGAGGAGCGGGGGGAAGTGCCGCTGATCCTCATCGATGCTGCCGAGCGCAGCGTCGACATCCCCGTGCTTCAGTTCCCCCTCTGGCTGGCCTTCGCGGCCGGACCGGGTGAACGCCTCGACGACGACGATCTGCTGTGA
- the plsY gene encoding glycerol-3-phosphate 1-O-acyltransferase PlsY, with translation MILTALLLLAIGYLLGATPSGYLAGRWLKGIDLRDCGSGSTGATNVLRNVGKGPALVVFLLDVGKGALAVLLAKSVGLNDWVQVLAGLAALAGHIWPVWLGWKGGKAVATGFGMFLGLAWPVGLACFGLFMATISLSRIVSLSSVVAAIGLPVLMVLSGGSSAYVVVSLVASLMVLWRHRSNIERLLAGTEPKIGQKA, from the coding sequence GTGATCCTCACTGCTCTGCTGCTCCTGGCCATCGGCTACCTGCTGGGAGCCACCCCCAGTGGATACCTCGCCGGCCGCTGGCTCAAAGGCATCGACCTGCGCGACTGCGGCTCCGGCAGCACCGGCGCCACCAACGTGCTGCGCAATGTGGGCAAAGGCCCTGCTCTGGTGGTGTTCTTGCTGGATGTGGGAAAGGGCGCCCTAGCGGTGCTGCTGGCCAAAAGCGTTGGACTTAACGACTGGGTGCAGGTGCTCGCGGGCCTGGCCGCCTTGGCCGGTCACATCTGGCCGGTGTGGCTGGGCTGGAAGGGCGGCAAGGCGGTGGCCACCGGCTTCGGCATGTTTCTCGGCCTGGCCTGGCCCGTGGGGCTTGCCTGCTTTGGCTTGTTCATGGCCACGATCAGCCTGAGCCGAATCGTGTCGCTCTCCAGCGTGGTGGCCGCCATCGGCCTGCCGGTGCTGATGGTTCTCTCCGGTGGCAGCAGCGCTTATGTGGTGGTGTCGTTGGTGGCCAGCCTGATGGTGCTGTGGCGGCACCGCAGCAACATCGAGCGACTGCTGGCGGGCACCGAACCCAAAATCGGGCAGAAAGCCTGA
- the pyrF gene encoding orotidine-5'-phosphate decarboxylase: MAPSLSADPADRIIVALDGLAPDQALRFAAQVAGLRWVKVGLELFVQAGPEVVAQLRDQGLRVFLDLKFHDIPATMAGACRRGAALGAELITVHACAGSEALKAAQAAAVEGAQRAGQPVPTLLAVTVLTSWEEQRLQRELAIAQGIAERVPALAQLSATAGIGGCVCSPLEAAALRAQHPEPFALVTPGIRPKGSAVGDQARVMGPAEAIKAGASQLVIGRPITKADDPSAAFAQCCGAL, from the coding sequence TTGGCTCCGTCGCTCTCCGCTGACCCCGCCGATCGGATCATCGTGGCCCTCGATGGCTTGGCGCCTGATCAAGCGCTGCGCTTTGCCGCCCAGGTGGCGGGGCTGCGCTGGGTGAAGGTGGGCCTGGAGCTGTTCGTACAGGCTGGCCCTGAGGTGGTGGCGCAACTTCGGGATCAGGGTCTGCGGGTGTTCCTCGACCTCAAATTTCACGACATCCCGGCCACGATGGCGGGGGCTTGCCGGCGGGGGGCGGCGCTGGGGGCGGAGTTGATCACGGTGCATGCCTGTGCTGGCAGCGAAGCGCTCAAGGCGGCCCAGGCTGCGGCGGTGGAAGGAGCCCAAAGGGCTGGGCAACCCGTTCCAACGCTGCTGGCGGTGACGGTGCTCACCAGTTGGGAGGAGCAACGGTTGCAACGGGAACTCGCCATTGCCCAGGGCATTGCCGAACGGGTGCCGGCGTTGGCGCAGCTGTCGGCAACTGCCGGCATCGGCGGCTGCGTCTGTTCACCCTTGGAGGCCGCGGCGCTGCGGGCGCAGCACCCGGAACCGTTCGCGTTGGTCACCCCTGGAATTCGCCCCAAAGGCTCCGCAGTCGGTGATCAAGCCCGGGTGATGGGGCCCGCCGAGGCGATTAAAGCCGGGGCCAGCCAATTGGTGATCGGCCGGCCGATCACCAAAGCCGATGACCCCAGCGCCGCGTTTGCGCAGTGTTGCGGGGCGCTTTGA
- a CDS encoding phosphotransferase, whose product MVSSSERRTMTAPCLEAECKSDQQIAADFLSYLQSDFEDPVAYEVEPTRLTGGFDARLYRYQLVDQEPRVLRIQRPERKEEELLYQQFVYQTLNQQGLKIPVIHHVCGDKSILGGVFAVMDLLPGRTVFELAPELHAKVLGESMATLHEMDVRPIVEAFRQSDVPDELYLSPISHQKALDSLEEAHPWASELIGWLRTHLPLDGRDLAVIHGDYHGNNVMFDSGAVSGVLDWWFSISDPAVDLAHTMNDYLIFARQIDPTMSPHLWDQIMDGVLKAYQSIRPLNHEHIQAFRVFHLFGVFIAGATGVGLEFMRKPESQRDYLSFIEQTTGLTLSPSA is encoded by the coding sequence ATGGTGAGTTCATCCGAGCGACGAACAATGACAGCGCCATGTCTTGAGGCTGAATGCAAATCCGATCAGCAAATTGCTGCTGATTTCTTGTCTTACCTGCAATCGGACTTTGAGGATCCTGTCGCGTATGAGGTGGAGCCGACGCGACTGACTGGAGGCTTCGATGCTCGGCTGTATCGCTACCAGCTTGTTGATCAGGAGCCACGGGTCCTCCGCATTCAGCGTCCTGAGCGCAAAGAGGAGGAGCTTCTGTATCAACAGTTTGTGTATCAGACCCTGAATCAGCAGGGTCTCAAGATTCCTGTGATTCATCATGTTTGTGGAGATAAATCTATTTTGGGTGGGGTCTTTGCGGTCATGGATCTCTTGCCCGGCCGAACTGTGTTTGAGCTGGCTCCAGAGCTTCATGCCAAGGTCTTGGGTGAGTCGATGGCCACCTTGCACGAGATGGATGTGAGGCCCATCGTTGAAGCCTTCAGGCAGTCTGATGTCCCTGATGAGCTGTATTTGAGTCCAATTAGTCATCAAAAGGCGTTGGATTCTTTGGAAGAGGCACACCCATGGGCTTCTGAATTGATTGGTTGGTTGCGCACTCATTTGCCTCTTGATGGGAGGGATCTCGCCGTGATTCATGGTGACTATCACGGGAATAATGTGATGTTTGATAGTGGCGCTGTCTCAGGGGTTCTGGATTGGTGGTTTTCTATTTCTGATCCCGCTGTGGATCTGGCTCATACGATGAATGATTATCTGATTTTCGCGCGCCAGATTGATCCGACGATGTCGCCTCATTTGTGGGATCAGATCATGGATGGGGTTCTCAAGGCTTATCAATCCATCAGGCCTCTAAATCACGAGCACATCCAGGCCTTTCGTGTGTTTCACCTCTTCGGAGTCTTCATTGCCGGTGCCACTGGTGTTGGCCTCGAATTCATGCGAAAGCCTGAATCGCAGCGCGACTATCTGAGTTTCATTGAGCAAACGACAGGCCTCACGCTGTCGCCCTCAGCCTGA